The following proteins are encoded in a genomic region of Pungitius pungitius chromosome 17, fPunPun2.1, whole genome shotgun sequence:
- the mindy1 gene encoding ubiquitin carboxyl-terminal hydrolase MINDY-1 isoform X1 codes for MAESSTAAPTTTADVMELNKEEPPPPVDSFKRLIVTTATEVTSSNGASTGPLPAKVLEEVATPTPPNLSSLSSENGTITGVTTEEESLSVLPRHVKAEGGQDRGGETGLDLEGSSSVVGGSDDKRESTQSASLSIPGMELSDGFLGTRESRQAVLLDVEDGLSSSSRVGAGGGSPSAKVPRLKEEETPEAAEGGPVAPPPVTGPSSSTAAEARPSSAAYYLVKWITWKGKKTPIITQSENGPCPLLAIMNTLFLRWKAKLPAQTEVVTTEDLMAHLGECVLSVTPRDKADGMDLNFQQNMSDAMAVLPKLSTGLDVNVRFTAVTDFEYTPECIVFDLLDIPLYHGWLVDPQSPEMEASVGKLSYNQLVEKIIDYKHSSDSSRVSEGLLAEQFLESTATQLSYHGLCELNTAATEGEISVFFRNNHFSTMIKHKGHLYLLVTDQGFLQEGGLVWESLHNVEGDGNFCDSDFRLCHPPQKAPPTTNLPPSAQDQQRQIDQDYLVAVSLQQQGGAPGPLSDLELAQQLQQEEYQQQQQQQQQGSQAVRGQGSQPAAARRREKDSDCVVL; via the exons ATGGCGGAGTCCAGCACGGCGGCGCCCACAACGACAGCAGATGTGATGGAGCTCAACAAGGAGGAGCCACCTCCTCCCGTGGATAGCTTCAAAAGACTGATAGTAACCACGGCAACAGAGGTCACAAGCAGCAACGGCGCCTCCACCGGTCCTCTTCCTGCCAAAGTCCTGGAGGAGGTGGCCACGCCGACGCCGCCCAATTTGTCCTCGCTGTCTTCTGAAAACGGGACAATAACCGGcgtcaccacagaagaagaatctCTGTCAGTTCTACCCAGACACGTCAAGGCTGAAGGAGGACAAGaccgaggaggagagacag GTCTGGACTTGGAGGGGAGCTCCTCTGTGGTGGGCGGCTCCGATGACAAGAGGGAATCGACCCAATCCGCGTCCCTCTCCATCCCCGGTATGGAGCTGTCAGACGGGTTCCTGGGCACAAGAGAATCGAGACAAGCCGTCCTCCTGGACGTGGAGGACGGCTTGTCTTCGTCCTccagggtgggggcggggggcggctCTCCATCCGCCAAGGTCCCCcgcctgaaggaggaggagacgccggAGGCTGCTG AAGGGGGTCCTGTGGCTCCGCCCCCTGTCAccggcccctcctcctccacagcagcGGAGGCGCGGCCGTCCTCAGCGGCCTACTACCTGGTGAAGTGGATCACGTGGAAGGGGAAGAAGACTCCCATCATCACTCAGAGTGAGAACGGAccctgccccctgctggccatcATGAACACTCTGTTCCTCCGCTGGAAG gctAAACTCCCAGCTCAGACTGAAGTGGTCACCACTGAAGACCTGATGGCTCACCTGG GAGAGTGTGTTTTGTCTGTTACACCCAGAGACAAGGCTGATGGGATGGATCTTAACTTCCAAcag aacaTGAGCGATGCGATGGCCGTGCTCCCGAAGCTCTCCACCGGTCTGGACGTCAACGTGCGTTTCACCGCGGTGACGGACTTCGAGTACACGCCCGAGTGCATCGTGTTCGACCTGCTGGACATCCCTCTGTACCACGGCTGGCTGGTGGACCCACAg AGTCCAGAGATGGAGGCTTCTGTCGGGAAGCTGAGCTACAACCAGCTGGTGGAGAAGATCATCGACTACAAACACTCATCAGACAGCAGCCGAGTCAGtgaag GGCTCCTTGCAGAACAGTTCCTGGAGTCAACAGCAACACAGCTGTCGTATCACGGTTTGTGTGAACTCAACACGGCGGCTACAGAAGGAGAAATATCGGTGTTTTTCAGAAACAACCACTTCAGCACCATGATCAAACACAAG GGACACCTGTACCTGTTGGTGACGGATCAGGGCTtcctgcaggagggggggctggtCTGGGAGTCTCTTCATAACGTCGAGGGAGACGGAAACTTCTGCGACTCGGACTTCAGGCTGTGTCATCCTCCTCAGAAAGCCCCGCCCACGACCAACCTGCCGCCCAGCGCGCAGGACCAGCAGAGACAGATCGACCAG GACTACCTGGTGGCGGtgtccctgcagcagcagggcggGGCCCCGGGGCCCCTCAGTGACCTGGAGTTGGCCCAACAGCTCCAACAGGAGGaataccaacaacaacaacaacaacaacaacaggggtCACAGGCG gtcagaggtcaggggtcacagCCGGCCGCAGcgcggaggagagagaaggactcTGACTGCGTGGTCCTATAA
- the mindy1 gene encoding ubiquitin carboxyl-terminal hydrolase MINDY-1 isoform X2: MAESSTAAPTTTADVMELNKEEPPPPVDSFKRLIVTTATEVTSSNGASTGPLPAKVLEEVATPTPPNLSSLSSENGTITGVTTEEESLSVLPRHVKAEGGQDRGGETGLDLEGSSSVVGGSDDKRESTQSASLSIPGMELSDGFLGTRESRQAVLLDVEDGLSSSSRVGAGGGSPSAKVPRLKEEETPEAAEGGPVAPPPVTGPSSSTAAEARPSSAAYYLVKWITWKGKKTPIITQSENGPCPLLAIMNTLFLRWKAKLPAQTEVVTTEDLMAHLGECVLSVTPRDKADGMDLNFQQNMSDAMAVLPKLSTGLDVNVRFTAVTDFEYTPECIVFDLLDIPLYHGWLVDPQSPEMEASVGKLSYNQLVEKIIDYKHSSDSSRVSEGLLAEQFLESTATQLSYHGLCELNTAATEGEISVFFRNNHFSTMIKHKGHLYLLVTDQGFLQEGGLVWESLHNVEGDGNFCDSDFRLCHPPQKAPPTTNLPPSAQDQQRQIDQDYLVGTGLLCWF, translated from the exons ATGGCGGAGTCCAGCACGGCGGCGCCCACAACGACAGCAGATGTGATGGAGCTCAACAAGGAGGAGCCACCTCCTCCCGTGGATAGCTTCAAAAGACTGATAGTAACCACGGCAACAGAGGTCACAAGCAGCAACGGCGCCTCCACCGGTCCTCTTCCTGCCAAAGTCCTGGAGGAGGTGGCCACGCCGACGCCGCCCAATTTGTCCTCGCTGTCTTCTGAAAACGGGACAATAACCGGcgtcaccacagaagaagaatctCTGTCAGTTCTACCCAGACACGTCAAGGCTGAAGGAGGACAAGaccgaggaggagagacag GTCTGGACTTGGAGGGGAGCTCCTCTGTGGTGGGCGGCTCCGATGACAAGAGGGAATCGACCCAATCCGCGTCCCTCTCCATCCCCGGTATGGAGCTGTCAGACGGGTTCCTGGGCACAAGAGAATCGAGACAAGCCGTCCTCCTGGACGTGGAGGACGGCTTGTCTTCGTCCTccagggtgggggcggggggcggctCTCCATCCGCCAAGGTCCCCcgcctgaaggaggaggagacgccggAGGCTGCTG AAGGGGGTCCTGTGGCTCCGCCCCCTGTCAccggcccctcctcctccacagcagcGGAGGCGCGGCCGTCCTCAGCGGCCTACTACCTGGTGAAGTGGATCACGTGGAAGGGGAAGAAGACTCCCATCATCACTCAGAGTGAGAACGGAccctgccccctgctggccatcATGAACACTCTGTTCCTCCGCTGGAAG gctAAACTCCCAGCTCAGACTGAAGTGGTCACCACTGAAGACCTGATGGCTCACCTGG GAGAGTGTGTTTTGTCTGTTACACCCAGAGACAAGGCTGATGGGATGGATCTTAACTTCCAAcag aacaTGAGCGATGCGATGGCCGTGCTCCCGAAGCTCTCCACCGGTCTGGACGTCAACGTGCGTTTCACCGCGGTGACGGACTTCGAGTACACGCCCGAGTGCATCGTGTTCGACCTGCTGGACATCCCTCTGTACCACGGCTGGCTGGTGGACCCACAg AGTCCAGAGATGGAGGCTTCTGTCGGGAAGCTGAGCTACAACCAGCTGGTGGAGAAGATCATCGACTACAAACACTCATCAGACAGCAGCCGAGTCAGtgaag GGCTCCTTGCAGAACAGTTCCTGGAGTCAACAGCAACACAGCTGTCGTATCACGGTTTGTGTGAACTCAACACGGCGGCTACAGAAGGAGAAATATCGGTGTTTTTCAGAAACAACCACTTCAGCACCATGATCAAACACAAG GGACACCTGTACCTGTTGGTGACGGATCAGGGCTtcctgcaggagggggggctggtCTGGGAGTCTCTTCATAACGTCGAGGGAGACGGAAACTTCTGCGACTCGGACTTCAGGCTGTGTCATCCTCCTCAGAAAGCCCCGCCCACGACCAACCTGCCGCCCAGCGCGCAGGACCAGCAGAGACAGATCGACCAG GACTACCTGGTGGGGACAGGTCTTCTTTGTTGGTTTTAG